The genomic window AAGACCAGGCCACCTGACCGTAGCCCACGTCAACACCATACACCTGGGCTGCTCCGTGCTGAAGCAGGCAGTCTGTGAAGCCGCCAGTTGAAATGCCTCCATCCAGACAAATGCGGCCTGGGATCAGGACAGCAAAGGCTTGCAAGGCACCTAGAAGCTTCTCACCACCTCGGGAAACAAAAGGAGGCGGTTGACGCACTTCAATCTGAGCAGCTTCGTCTACCTCGGTGCCAGGTTTATCAACGACGCTTTGGTTGACTCGAACTTCGCCTGCTCGAATCACACGTTGGGCCTGCTGCCGCGAGGGTAGCAGGCCCAAGTCTACAATCAGTGCATCCAGGCGTTTTTTTGCCAAGCTAGAGTTGCCGGATTATCAAACCTAGATGTTCTTCTCACTCAGTTCGCGAGACATATAGTCGAAGGGCTGGTCTAGGAAGTTGCCATTGGCACTGCTTGTGTCAATGCTGTTAACGCCGTTGACCAAGTCCTTAACAATTTCCTTCATGAGCTGGATGCCCTGCACGGTCGGACCGATGGGTACACCCAGGGAGTTGTAGGTTTCGCGCAAGCCGTTGAGAACCCGCTCATCAAGCACATCAGTGTTACCGGCAACCACAGCATAGGTGGCGTAGCGCAGGTAATAATCCATGTCTCTTAAACAAGCGGCGTAGCGGCGGGTAGTGTAAGCGTTGCCACCGGGACGGATGAGATCTGGGGCCTCTTCAAAAAGTTTTGATCCAGCCTGTTTCACAATGGTTGCCGCGTTGGCACTGAGTAACGCTGCCGCCTTGACTCGCGCCGTGCCAGTGGCGAAGTAGGACTTGAGGCTATCGAGGCCGTTGCGGTCGAGATAGCGACCAGTGGAATCGTAGCCTCTGATCAGATCGCCGACTGTATCCCGCATAAAAGTCGTTCTCCCTTAAGCATCTATAAGCAGATCCAAGCAAGCTGGGCAAATTTTACCACTCCGTTGAGACCAATCCCTTGCCTTTCTATCCAGTAATCTCGTGGGCAAAACTGGTGCGTCGGGTGAACTCAAAGGGGCCTGCAACTGAGCCCCACACCATTTGCTCAGTCTCGGGATCAAACCCTCGATCAAGACTAACAAATCGGTCTGGACCAACCTCAAACTGCGTTTCTAGATAAGTATTTTTGCCATTACGAAAGACCATACAGGCTTTACCTGGCTCAACATTACCTTTGAAGCTGTGTCCGGTCCATTGCACATGCATGTTGCAACCTGGACGCTTTTCGCATTCTGCGGGGGTGAGTTTGCTCAAACGGCTCAGATCCCGAGAGGCGCCATAGTAAGGAGTTGAATCTTTGAGACCGTAGTTTTCAATTTCAAGACGGTCTTCAACAGTGATGATTTTGAGCAAGGCAACCCGATAGGGGTCATTGAGCATGTAATCGTAGGCTTGCTCGACAAAAAGACCAATACCCCCCAGCAGTTCTACTGGCAGGGGGCGCATACACACTCGAATATGAGCGTAAAAAGGAGGATTCTCGAAAGCCTGGGCTTGATTACTGAAGTCTCCAGCCAACCAGCGAGCCAGGGTTAGTACATCAGTGGCGTGAGTCATCTAGCGAACTTGGGCGTACACCGCATCAGAGATCGTTGGGATCTCAGCATACCGCCCTATTAAGCTCTGTACGACTGCATAGATAATTGCAGCGATGCCACCCAGGAATATCGTGTTGTAGAGAATCGGCAGAACAATCGCTTGCCCTAGACCCTGGCTGAGTAGATCCAGCACGATGCTACAGGCAACCAGCAGAAAGTCGATCAGCAAGGCCTGCATTGTGTTGAAGCGGATGAAGTGCTGTATGTCTGTATTGCGCACAACCAGGAGAAACAGCGCAAAGAAGACGGCAAGCCCAATGAAGCCAGTGGATAGGGGCGCCAACAAACCGCCTAGGGTTAATAAGGGATCGCTAACTGCAGGCGGTAGAAGATTGAAAATTCCACCCTTAAGCCCAACCAGCACAGCGCCTGATAAAGGCAATAAGTAGGGTAAGCAGGCCAGAATTCGATCCGGAACTGTTGTTGTGCCGCGCCAAGCCATGAACGACTTCTCCTGAAGAACTGGATTCCGCAAGTGCAGCTTCTCGCAGGCAGCCTCGCTTCTCCAGGATAACCTGAGACACCAGGCGCCCAGGTCTAGTCTTCCAGACAATCGACGTTGGTGAGTTGAAAGCCCATCGGGCACTGGTACAAATCCGGTTGACTTGCAACCAGTTTAGGCAGTGCCCGACCGCAGCGGAGAGTTCCCCCTTGCCAACGCGGACTACCGTTGACATTGGCCAGCAGACAAGTTTGACACACTTGGTGGGAGGGAACGAGCTGCTCGTTCATCAGAAATACCAGCATAAGCCAGCTCCTGGAAGCCCATGCCCTGATTGTAGTGCAGCACACTCGGGCTAGCCTCAGGAAATTGTCGATTGACAGCTCATCCGGAGCTGATCAACCCAGTCACTTAAATTGCCGCGATTGAGACGATAGCTTAGGGGGTGCGCGACGAGTCGGGCTGTACTCTCAAACAGCACCTCCAATTCCA from Leptolyngbya sp. FACHB-261 includes these protein-coding regions:
- the apcB gene encoding allophycocyanin subunit beta, whose product is MRDTVGDLIRGYDSTGRYLDRNGLDSLKSYFATGTARVKAAALLSANAATIVKQAGSKLFEEAPDLIRPGGNAYTTRRYAACLRDMDYYLRYATYAVVAGNTDVLDERVLNGLRETYNSLGVPIGPTVQGIQLMKEIVKDLVNGVNSIDTSSANGNFLDQPFDYMSRELSEKNI
- a CDS encoding chromophore lyase CpcT/CpeT translates to MTHATDVLTLARWLAGDFSNQAQAFENPPFYAHIRVCMRPLPVELLGGIGLFVEQAYDYMLNDPYRVALLKIITVEDRLEIENYGLKDSTPYYGASRDLSRLSKLTPAECEKRPGCNMHVQWTGHSFKGNVEPGKACMVFRNGKNTYLETQFEVGPDRFVSLDRGFDPETEQMVWGSVAGPFEFTRRTSFAHEITG
- a CDS encoding Tic20 family protein, whose protein sequence is MAWRGTTTVPDRILACLPYLLPLSGAVLVGLKGGIFNLLPPAVSDPLLTLGGLLAPLSTGFIGLAVFFALFLLVVRNTDIQHFIRFNTMQALLIDFLLVACSIVLDLLSQGLGQAIVLPILYNTIFLGGIAAIIYAVVQSLIGRYAEIPTISDAVYAQVR